In Candidatus Binatota bacterium, the genomic stretch ACCGTCTTCGCGGCCGCGCCGAAGCAGCTTCATCTCTATGCCACTGTTCTCAAAACCCATCCACACCCAGGGCACGTCGGCCCCGTGCACTACGCGCGTAGCGGCCTCGCTGTTCTGCTCAAGCTGTGTCGCCATGCCCTTGCCCCTCCTTGCTGCCTTCCTGCATCGCCTTGAGCATCTCGCCCATCTTTGCGTGCACCATGTTGACCGCCACGATCTTTCCCTCGCCGTTGCACTGGATCATGTCAACGCCGTTGACGTACTTGCCCCCCATCTCGGTTTCAAACTCCAGCATCGCCTGCTTGCCCGAGAAAACTTTTTTCAGGTAAACGAAACCGCCGCTCTTCTTCGAACCGTTACCGGCGCCAGCGCCGGCCGGTTTATCGCCGCCGAAAACCGAGCCCGCCGCGCCGAGATAAAGCTTGGTGATGGCCTTGCCCTTCTGCGCGGAGAATACCACCGGCGAATAGAAGACCACGTCGTCGGCCAGCAGCTCATCGAGAAAAGCATCCGCGTCATCGACCTCGCCGTGTACTAGTTGCAACCATTTTTCTACTGCAGCTTCGATCATCGAATCCTCCGGGCGCCCTCAGCGGGCCCAGCCCAGCAGCGTTCTTAGCACGCCCGCTCTCTTGACGCAGCCGCCCGGCTCACCCCCGGCCGGGGGGGTAACCCCTGCGCTGTCCTTTCCTCCACCCTTCGCGCCGCCGTCGAGCCCGGCCGCCTGCCCCGGCCTCCTGTCCTGACTGCCTGCGCAGCTTGTTACCTCTCAGACTGGACAAGGGTGCGCACGGGGCCTAACAATCGCGGTGGACAGGAGTTATATCATGCGCAAAACAATCATCACCGCGATAACCGTATTACTGGTCGCTGGCTCAGCCTGGGCCGACCCTTTCGGGGCCGTCACCATCACCGAACCAGTGGACGCCGACGGCGCCATACACCAGTCGGAGACCCCGCTGCGCTACATCAGCCGCATCGCGCCCGACACCTACGTGGAGAACGAGTACTTCATGGAAGGCGCGGCCACGGTCTACACCTACAACGACCCGCCGGTGAGAGGCGAGATCATCGTGGAGGACGCCGACGTTCCCTATAAGACGCGCTTCACCGTTCGCAAGCCTGCCGACCCGGCCGACTTCAACGGCACGGTGATAATAGAATGGCTGAACTCTACCGCCGGTTTCGACACCGCCCCGGTGTGGGATGCCTCGGCCGAGTTTTTTACGCGGGCGGGTTGGATCTACGTGGGCGTTACCAACGCCACCAACATCATCGACTTTCTCGGCAACAGCTGCCCGTTGCTCGGCATAAGTATCTTTCCAGAGACCTGCGGCACCCGTTACTCGTCGCTGTACATGAGTGAGAACGGCCAGGCCTTCGAGATGCTGAGCCAGCTGGCCAACCTGCTCAGAAGCGGTGAGGCTGATAACCCACTCAACCCCGACTACCCGGTGCAGCGAGTATTCCACGCCGGGCAATCGCAGCAGGGCGGCTCGATGGTCACCTACGCCAGCGCTTTTCACGAGCCGACGATCAACGACGGGTACTTCGTGCAGGCGGCCGGCACCGCGCGACGCATTAACTACGGCCCGATCTGTGGTGCGTCCGGCTCACCGGCCTACCCCGACTGCACGCCATCATTGACGGGTGATGACCGCCTGGTTGCAACCGACCTCGACGTGCCGGTTTACCGCGCGCTGACCGAGACCGACGTCAGCTTCATGCTCACCAACGCCTCGCGCACCTGCGACGGCGGCAGCAATGACGGCAACGCCTGCAGCAACGACGGCGAGTGCCCGGGCGGCACCTGCCCCGAGGCCTTCACCCTGGCCAGGCAGACCGACTCGGGTGATTTTCGGTACTACGAGTTGGCGGGCACTTCGCACGTAACCGTTCACCGCCGCATCGAGGTCATCCCCGAAGACATTCCCGGCGGGCCACTGCAGCTGGAAGAAACCTGCGCGAGCCTGCTCAACACCCTGGCCGACGGCCCGGTGCTGGGCTCGTACATCTACAACTCGATGTGGCAGAACATGGAAGACCAGGTGCGCCTGGGCAGCGTACCGCCCAGCGGCTCGTTAATCGACGAAGCGGGGGGAGTACTCACCCGCGACGCCTACGGCAACGCCACCGGCGGCATAAGGATGCCGCAGATGGACCACCCCCTGCACTCCTACTTTTCGCCGCACAACACTCTCAACCCGGCGGTCGACCCCCTGTTTTCCCAGCTGGGGAGCCTGTTCTGCGTGCTGGCCGGAAGCTACGTGGAGCTGGACGCGGCCACTCTCAACGCACTTTACGCGAGCAAGACCGACTTCGCGGCGGCCCTCGAAGCGGCTGGCGCGCAACTGGCAACCGACGGCTTCCTGCTCGCCGAGGACGAGGCACTGTTGCCCGTGCCGGAGGACAAGGACGGGCAGCGCTGCATCAACGCGCACGCCAAGGCATCGGGGATTGCCACCAAGGCGCGAGGCAAGCTCATCGGCAAGTGCATAAAGGACACCTCCAAGGGCAAGGCGGCCGACGCCGACGCCTGCATTGCAGCCGACGCTGCGGGCTTTGCCCTCAAGGCCGACGCCAAGGCCGATAAACTGGTGACCAAGTCCTGCGCCACCGGTGCCCGCTTTGCCGATCCAGGCGCGGCCGCGGTGTCGAGCGCTGCCGGGACGGGAACAGACCAGTTGCTGCACG encodes the following:
- a CDS encoding nuclear transport factor 2 family protein → MIEAAVEKWLQLVHGEVDDADAFLDELLADDVVFYSPVVFSAQKGKAITKLYLGAAGSVFGGDKPAGAGAGNGSKKSGGFVYLKKVFSGKQAMLEFETEMGGKYVNGVDMIQCNGEGKIVAVNMVHAKMGEMLKAMQEGSKEGQGHGDTA